The nucleotide window AACCGGGATATTTGAACGCTGCGCAATGGTGATGACCTTCGTGGATACTTCCTCTTCATCGCTTAAAAGGAGGAAGCCTTTCATTGCGGCGAGATAGTGGACGAGAGCATCCTTCGGTCTGCCGGTCTGTTCAAGTATCAGGGCGGCGTTATAATCTGCCTTTGGTATGAGGTTTGGTGTTGTCTTTACTGCCTCCTCAAATTTAGCAAGGGCATTGGGCCGCTGCTGTGCCTTGACAAGAGCAATCCCTTCCCTGTTCAGTCTCTGTGCATTGCATGCCTGCGCATATGTTTCTCTCTTCTGATCCAGCAGAGAACCGACGGTAATGGTCTTCTCCATCGTTTCCTGCCCGCGCTGAATCTTGACGCCGATGGTTTTGCCTGGTTCAGTTTGCTTGAGCAGGTTTACTGTTTGTGTTATATTGTTGACCGGTGTTCCGGCAACTTCAACGATTGTATCATTCTCCTGGAGCCCTGCCTTTTGGGCGGCTCCATTGGCAAATAAAGAATTAACATTTACCTTTCCCTCTTTGATCTCCAGTATGATGCCGACAAAACCTACACCGCCGAGATACTCGCGTGCTTTGGCTGTATCGCCTTTTTCGTTATATGCGAAGCCGATAACGTCCCTTAATCCACTGTATTCAGGATTTTCCTTTAAACTTTTTTCTGCAACGCGGATCGCGCCATCGGGATCACAGAGAAATAAGAGGAAATCCGATGCCTGTCTGTATGATCCCGGATAGCCCGGGTTACTGCGGATAGCGCTCCTCAAGGCACTCAAAGCTGCTGCATAATTGCCTGCCTTCTGAGCGGCAGATGTTTGGTCCAGGTACTGGATGGTGGTTTTCGAGGCCTTTTTCGCAACAGCAGTTGCCCTCAGTTTGCCTTGATTGTAATCGGCGAGAAGCTTTGATCTCATATCCGCCAGAAGACCCTTCAGGCTTTCCTTCAGGTTGGATGAAAAACTCATCATCGATGTACCAAGTCCTGATTCTCCGGAATAGGTTGTCAGCGTCTCGTTTCTCCTGGGATCAATAGTCTGCATGGTTACCTTCAACGTGTGTTCGAAAGTTTTAGACTCTATAGAATCTATCTTGATGAGAAAATCATAATCAGTAGCTTCATTACTCGCGATCCTCGCGAATAGTCCTGATTTTGCCATATCTTCGGTTTCGAGCTCTGCGATAGCCTTTTGCCAGTTGGCAATTGTCTCATCTGTATTCATCCAATTCTTCCAGATGGTGGCAACCTCGGGGGCGAGCGTATGAGTTGCCTGTATACGTGCTGTTGCGTCTATGCTGCTCTGGAGACCGTATCGTATCAAATCTCATTGAACCTTTGTACTGTTCTGACGAAACCGTGATACAGCCCCACAGGGTTGCTATCAGGATGAAAAGGAAAAAACCTTTCATTAAATTTTTCGTTATCACAACATCCTCCTGTCGGTCATTCCTTGAATTCTCCCGATGATCCTCCTGGCATGCCATCCTTCTCACCTGTGATCGTCAGTTTTTCAAGACCTGTTATTTTTACCAGCCTTCCTGCTTTAGGGTCAAGGATAAAAAGGGCGTTACCGGAATACCGCAGATACCCTTCGATACCCTTCACGATCGATATTGCAGTCCCTGCCCGTGCAGCATAAACAGTGGTCCCTGAAGAAAAATAGATAATGCCGGCATGAGTGTCGATAGCGAGAGAGCGCACCTGTTTTTCACCGGATGCGATAAAAAAAAGTCCAGGTTTTTCATCTTTTGCAACAGTATATATACTATTGTCAACAGCGTAAAAGATACGTTTTCCAATGGCTGCAAAGGCTGTGATGCTCCCTTTCGAGATTTCAATAATGGGTATCTCTTTTCCATCTTCAAGGAGATAGATGATGCTTCCCGTGCCTTTATCTCCGTAAACATAGATACGTTGCCTTGGACCTGAGGCGACCTTCATTCCTGCATGGGGAAGCCTGATACGTTCTTTTACCCCTGAATCTTCATACCAGCCAAGCATATCATTGCATATTACCACACACAAACCCGAGTTCATTGTAAACGAGGTAATAGAGAGCGGTTTGGTATGCGGATAATAGGTATTCTTCTGCAGGTCATAGAGGCTCCCTTCGCCGGTCAACAGTATGGGAAAGGTCCCATCGATGATCTCAAAGTGAGGTGTCAGTTTTATACGGAGGGCCTTTGTACGATCCGGTGTCAGGAGATGTATTAAGGCAGCTTCCTTCCAGACAAAAATCTGGGATGCAGGACCCTTCTGCTGTCCATAGAGGGTTGTTGTAAACATGAGAATAATAAGAAGCGGGACAAGAATCCAGCCTGTACGGGTCATAATTTCATAAGCCAGTGATCCATTTTTTCAAGGTATTTTTTAGCGGTATCTTCTGCTTTCTCTTTAATTTTATCGGTGACGGTCTCCTTGAGCTCGTCAAGGATGACTTTGTTCGATTCCTGAAATGCTTCATCGGGTCTTCCTGTAAGGGATGAGAGAATGACCTTGCCATAAGGTGATGCTGATTCAAGCATCGAATCTCTCGTGAATTTGGCAAGTTCTTCGGGGTCGCTTTTCCTGATAGCCTCTTCAGGATTATAGATGGCATCTGTCAGTATCTCGAAGGTGTTGGCTATTAGATTGTTCATAAAGCCTTTGTATGTCTCGATATTCCGTGACGCGATCTCGCCCTGGATACCAGGAAGCGCCTGTGAGCCAAAATCCAGGTAGGTGGTAACGAGCATGTCGGCCTGTGTGCGAGGGTCGGCTATCTGTTCCGCGTAGTCCATTATTGTTCTCCGTGCCGTTGCAATGATCGAATCTTTGTATGGGATCCACTGGGATTTCACTGTCGGGGCGGCATTGAGGGGCACGTTTGTTGTCATGTTGGCAGAGGGAGGAGGCACAGAAATGGTGTCGAGCCTCATTACGGGTGCCTTTCCGGAAGGGAACGAGCAGAGTTGCCCTCCCATGCTGCTGATACATTTTAGCGAATCCATACTGTCTTTTGAATAATCGAGAATTTTATCGCTCATCCGGAGAGGCTGAGTACCTGTTGCCTGGCCCGCGGATGATGTTGAAAACCATGCATCATGCATCGAAGACCATTGAGAATCTGGAAGCAGCGATGTGCCGTCAAACGCCATTCCCGCCCTTGCCGATGCATTTTCAAGGATGGTGAGGTCTGACGATGAATCCTTGAACTGGTTTGCCGATACATCGAGCATGTTCGACAAAAGCTGTTTTTCTCTTTCTTCCTGGAACCTTCTCTGCTGTTCAACGGCCCTTTGGAGGGCGCTGGCCTGCGTTGAAAGGTTCTGACCGGGGATATTCCCTGATGCAGCAGCTCCGGCTGAGGCAGTCGCCGATGAGGTTACAGCGTCAACAAGAAGATCGGTGATAAGGGAGGCTGCTATAGATCCGAGCATCCCCCCGAACATATTCCCTCCGCCCATCCCGGGCCGGAGTCCTCCTGTGGGAGGCCGCATACCTTGCGGCTTGAATGCCTTGATTCACCCTGTTCCATAACCGGCTGCACCGCAGAGTTGATTTAAGGCAGTACCTGCATAAGCAATTCCATTACCCCACAACATGAAACCGACAATTGCTATAATAAATATTTTTATAAAGGTATGCCGGAATATGCCTATGATCATTCTATTTCTCACGAATTCGATTTAACAGATAGACCATGCTTTGTCAACACAATATCCCATGGCAATTTGTGCCGTCTTTCCTTTCATGAATTGCCTTGTGCAACCCTGCTGATAGGAATTTGCTTTTCAGCATGCGATAAGAATAACAAAAGAAAAACAGATTAACAATACAAACGTGCCAATATCATCGGTTAAAAACCGATAATGTCTACCAAAAAATCAATATCTACTTGGGTGTTGATTGCCAATATAGTGTTGTATATCTGGCGTAGATTCTAAAAACTCACTTACAGCAATGAACGGGAGTCGGATCGAATAATTTCTACCACAAAAAACAAGCACTTTCTGAGACTCCAAGAAGTACACCTTATAACTGGTAATAAATAAATCCGAACAAGTGCAAAATGTGTAGATAGGTATTTGAAAGTGAGCATACTTCCTGTTTGATCAAAACCTATTGCAGGAAGGAAGTGAAGCTCCCCGCCTACAAGGCGGGGCATCTTGCGTGGCTTCGTGAACGGTTGCGGATGTCACCTACACCCATTTCGGAATATATAGATTTCGGATTGCGGATTTCGGATTGCGAAAAGCTGCTCAAAGTTCAAAGTTCAATGTTTTTACTTCTCACGAATGACGGCCTTTACAGGTACTTCTTAATCAGCGCTTCCGCTATCTGTACCGCATTCAATGCGGCGCCTTTTCGTATATTGTCAGCCACAATCCACATGTTCAGCCCATGTGCAACAGATTCGTCACGCCTGATCCTCCCCACAAATGTATGGTCCTTACCGGCTGCATTGATTGCAAGGGGATAGAGGTTTTTTGAAGGATTATCGACGACCTTCACGCCGGGCGCTTTCTTTAGAATTTTCCTTGCTGCTTCGGGGGTCAAATCCTTTTCAAATTCAATATTAACAGACTCAGAATGACCACAGAAGACGGGGACCCTTACCGTTGTGGCGGTAACCTGGATGTTCTGGTCTTCCATGATCTTCTTTGTCTCATCCACCATCTTCATCTCTTCCTTCGTATAACCGTTCTCAAGGAAAGAATCGATATGGGGGAGGCAGTTAAAGGCTATCTGGTGTGGATATACCTTTTTCACAATCGGCTTTTGACCATATATGGCAAGAATCTGCTGTTCAAGTTCATAGATGGCCTTTTTGCCGGTTCCTGACACGGCCTGATATGTGGAAACCACTACCCTTTTGATCTTTGCCGCATCGTGAAGCGGTTTCAATACAACGACCATCTGAATGGTAGAACAGTTCGGATTTGCAATAATCCCTTTTTTCTTGTAGTCCGCAATGGCATGTTCGTTTACTTCGGGCACCACAAGAGGCACATCAGGGTCCATCCTGAAAGCGCTTGTATTATCAATAACCACACACCCGCTGGCCGCTGCGATAGGGGCAAATTTGAGACTTACCGAGCCACCCGGCGAAAACAGTCCGATGTCCACCCCTTTGAAGGAATCTTCTTTCAATTCTTCAATTTTTACTTCCTTACCCTTAAACGTAATGGTCTTGCCAACGCTTCTTGACGAGGCAAGAAGCTTCAGATTCTTTACAGGAAACTTTCTCTGTTCAAGTGTTGCCACCATCTCGTTTCCGACGGCGCCTGTTGCCCCTGCAACTGCTACATTGTACTCTTTCATATTACTCCTCCAGTTTCTTTTTGAGATATTTCACAAGTCCGCCATGGTTTATAAGCTCTACCATAAAGGGCGGAATGGGCTTTGCCTGAACTATTGTTTTTTTACACGTTATCATCCCCGAGGATATATCAACCTCGATCTCTTCGCCTTCCTCAACCACATCGTCTATATCCGCCTCCAGAAGGGCAAGCCCTTTGTTGAAAGCATTTCTATAGAATATCCTCGCAAATGTCTTTGCTATGACAAGGGGGATGCCGATGGCGGATATGGCGATAGGGGCATGTTCCCTCGATGAGCCGCAGCCGAAATTGAGTCCCCCAACGATAATGTCGCCCTGCCTTACCTTCTTATGAAACCCCGGATGCAAAGGCTCCATACAATGTTCACCGAGCACCTTCGGATCAGTGTGTGCAAGATATTGTGCAGGGATTATAATATCCGTATCAATATTGTGACCGAATTTCCAGACTCTTCCTTTTAATTTCATATCAACTCCTTCTAAAATCACATTACTTCTTCCGGATGGGCTATCCTGCCCTTTATGGCGCTTGCCGCTGCCACTGCTACCCCTGAAAGATAAACCTCGCTCTCAGGATGCCCCATCCGTCCGATAAAATTCCTGTTTGTTGTAGCAATAGCCCGTTCACCCTTTGCAAGCACACCCATATGCCCGCCAAGACATGGTCCACAGGTGGGAGGTGATATTATGCACCCTGCTTCGAGAAAAATCCCGAAAAATCCGCGCTTCAATGCCTCACCGTATATCGTTGGTGTAGCCGGAATAATAATGCACCGGACATGCTTAGCCACCTTTTTGCCTTTCA belongs to Pseudomonadota bacterium and includes:
- a CDS encoding tetratricopeptide repeat protein, which codes for MIRYGLQSSIDATARIQATHTLAPEVATIWKNWMNTDETIANWQKAIAELETEDMAKSGLFARIASNEATDYDFLIKIDSIESKTFEHTLKVTMQTIDPRRNETLTTYSGESGLGTSMMSFSSNLKESLKGLLADMRSKLLADYNQGKLRATAVAKKASKTTIQYLDQTSAAQKAGNYAAALSALRSAIRSNPGYPGSYRQASDFLLFLCDPDGAIRVAEKSLKENPEYSGLRDVIGFAYNEKGDTAKAREYLGGVGFVGIILEIKEGKVNVNSLFANGAAQKAGLQENDTIVEVAGTPVNNITQTVNLLKQTEPGKTIGVKIQRGQETMEKTITVGSLLDQKRETYAQACNAQRLNREGIALVKAQQRPNALAKFEEAVKTTPNLIPKADYNAALILEQTGRPKDALVHYLAAMKGFLLLSDEEEVSTKVITIAQRSNIPVPESADRKYRIGILRAQQKRYNEAIQEFEAALSEAPWLVDAYYNLGLVYDFSGDYQNALRSLKTFMKLAPNAPNIGAVKTKMVELEDRLGLLEGSTAGPVQPQGPESVNQSGTVQQPQNMPAKKQRE
- a CDS encoding aspartate-semialdehyde dehydrogenase, which gives rise to MKEYNVAVAGATGAVGNEMVATLEQRKFPVKNLKLLASSRSVGKTITFKGKEVKIEELKEDSFKGVDIGLFSPGGSVSLKFAPIAAASGCVVIDNTSAFRMDPDVPLVVPEVNEHAIADYKKKGIIANPNCSTIQMVVVLKPLHDAAKIKRVVVSTYQAVSGTGKKAIYELEQQILAIYGQKPIVKKVYPHQIAFNCLPHIDSFLENGYTKEEMKMVDETKKIMEDQNIQVTATTVRVPVFCGHSESVNIEFEKDLTPEAARKILKKAPGVKVVDNPSKNLYPLAINAAGKDHTFVGRIRRDESVAHGLNMWIVADNIRKGAALNAVQIAEALIKKYL
- a CDS encoding 3-isopropylmalate dehydratase; translation: MKLKGRVWKFGHNIDTDIIIPAQYLAHTDPKVLGEHCMEPLHPGFHKKVRQGDIIVGGLNFGCGSSREHAPIAISAIGIPLVIAKTFARIFYRNAFNKGLALLEADIDDVVEEGEEIEVDISSGMITCKKTIVQAKPIPPFMVELINHGGLVKYLKKKLEE